In Sphingomonas sp. R1, a single genomic region encodes these proteins:
- a CDS encoding GNAT family N-acetyltransferase — protein MERPIETRSAVPEDRAGIAAMLGRAFVEDPVFGYIFSDKETRQRQLPRLFALMLGSDLKAGYGMVAGDGEAVTLWRPPGRARVGWCEMLASAPALVQALGGSLVRALRASAAVEAHFPAEPFHYLHIAGCDPAAQGRGLGGAAIIAGLAAAPRGVPIYLETATEANLGLYQHFGFVVTDSWRVPDGPPLWSMCRRAK, from the coding sequence ATGGAACGGCCGATCGAGACGCGCTCGGCCGTTCCCGAAGACCGCGCGGGCATCGCCGCGATGCTCGGGCGGGCGTTCGTCGAAGACCCGGTGTTCGGCTATATCTTTTCGGACAAAGAGACGCGGCAGCGACAGTTGCCGCGTCTCTTTGCGTTGATGCTGGGGTCCGATCTCAAGGCTGGCTACGGCATGGTGGCGGGTGACGGCGAGGCGGTGACGCTCTGGCGACCGCCTGGACGCGCTCGGGTCGGCTGGTGCGAGATGCTGGCGAGTGCCCCGGCGCTGGTGCAGGCACTCGGCGGTTCGCTAGTCCGCGCATTGCGTGCCAGCGCCGCGGTCGAGGCGCATTTCCCGGCGGAGCCGTTCCACTATCTCCACATCGCTGGCTGCGATCCGGCAGCGCAAGGGCGGGGGCTTGGCGGCGCCGCCATCATCGCCGGGCTCGCCGCCGCACCGCGCGGGGTGCCGATCTATCTGGAGACGGCCACGGAGGCCAATCTCGGACTGTACCAGCACTTCGGCTTCGTCGTCACCGATAGCTGGCGTGTGCCGGACGGGCCGCCGCTCTGGTCGATGTGCCGCCGGGCAAAGTGA